One window from the genome of Pantanalinema sp. encodes:
- a CDS encoding nitroreductase encodes MDMHELIATRRTTFSFQDRPVPEDVVRRALQAAHWAPNHKHTYPWRFVLVGPEMKERLADYFADRTEAKLRSRGADEAELPAARSAARAKGLAVPCYVVAYAVQEGDETRQREDYASTCCAVQNFLLAAWADGVASGWKSFDTPQAYALFGLNPAHARIVGLLQLGYETQRHDGRRPPVETVVTRTP; translated from the coding sequence ATGGACATGCACGAACTGATCGCGACGCGCCGCACCACCTTCTCGTTCCAGGACCGCCCCGTGCCCGAGGACGTCGTCCGGCGCGCGCTTCAAGCGGCCCACTGGGCGCCCAACCACAAGCACACCTATCCTTGGCGCTTCGTCCTGGTCGGGCCCGAGATGAAAGAGCGGCTTGCGGATTACTTCGCCGATCGCACCGAGGCCAAGCTGCGCTCGCGCGGCGCCGACGAGGCGGAGCTGCCGGCAGCGCGCAGCGCCGCGCGCGCCAAGGGCCTCGCGGTTCCATGCTACGTGGTGGCCTACGCCGTGCAGGAAGGCGACGAGACCAGGCAGCGCGAGGACTACGCCTCCACCTGCTGCGCCGTCCAGAACTTCCTTCTGGCCGCGTGGGCCGACGGGGTGGCGAGCGGCTGGAAGAGCTTCGACACCCCCCAGGCCTACGCCCTTTTCGGGCTAAACCCGGCGCATGCGAGGATCGTCGGGCTCTTGCAGCTCGGCTACGAGACCCAGCGGCACGATGGCCGGCGACCACCGGTCGAGACGGTCGTCACGCGCACCCCCTGA
- a CDS encoding HdeD family acid-resistance protein, protein MLATLTQNWWLLLVRGIFAILLGVAAMAWPIATAAALVILFGAYALTDGLVTTVGAFANRVGEHRWLMLSLGVISVIAGIAVFSMPLTATVAMFYVVAAWAVFRGVAQIVGAFQVKNEQTSQLLMGLGGLAWIVFGIMALMQPAVGFLAMMITIGTMAIIAGACEIALSFRVKGVGERLRVAMLEEPTAARAYETPRSRTPR, encoded by the coding sequence ATGCTTGCGACCTTGACTCAAAACTGGTGGCTCCTGCTGGTTCGAGGGATCTTCGCCATCCTCCTGGGGGTGGCCGCGATGGCTTGGCCCATCGCCACGGCGGCCGCCCTCGTCATCCTGTTCGGGGCCTACGCCTTGACCGACGGGCTCGTCACGACCGTCGGCGCCTTCGCCAACCGGGTGGGCGAGCACCGGTGGCTGATGCTGAGCCTGGGCGTCATCAGCGTGATCGCCGGGATCGCCGTCTTCAGCATGCCCCTCACCGCGACCGTCGCGATGTTCTACGTCGTGGCGGCGTGGGCCGTCTTCCGCGGCGTGGCGCAGATCGTCGGCGCCTTCCAGGTCAAAAACGAACAAACGAGCCAGCTCCTGATGGGGCTCGGCGGCCTGGCATGGATCGTCTTCGGCATCATGGCCCTCATGCAGCCGGCCGTCGGCTTCCTGGCCATGATGATCACCATCGGCACCATGGCCATCATCGCGGGCGCTTGCGAGATCGCCCTCTCCTTCCGGGTGAAGGGGGTCGGCGAGCGGCTTCGGGTGGCCATGCTCGAGGAGCCCACGGCGGCCCGCGCCTACGAGACCCCGCGCAGCCGCACCCCTCGCTGA